One region of Oryza glaberrima chromosome 7, OglaRS2, whole genome shotgun sequence genomic DNA includes:
- the LOC127778590 gene encoding uncharacterized protein LOC127778590 — protein MGRCRCPPEYRMRIQWAVPVPDDSPMTLSFEAGAGIPMCPVALISQQCGQNQWRLVSAGGAAWLTYFLNGGSRDEHARSWEIGGHGWFLLVNLERSVCSHGVRTMRLSGLLTR, from the exons ATGGGCCGATGCCGATGCCCACCGGAATACCGGATGCGGATTCAGTGGGCGGTCCCTGTTCCCGACGACTCGCCGATGACGCTCTCGTTCGAGGCTGGCGCCGGCATCCCCATGTGCCCAG TCGCGTTGATATCTCAACAGTGCGGGCAGAATCAATGGCGCTTGGTCTCTGCTGGTGGAGCCGCCTG GTTAACTtattttttgaacggagggagtagggaTGAACATGCGCGCAGCTGGGAGATTGGAGGACATGGATGGTTTCTCTTGGTTAATTTGGAG AGAAGTGTTTGCTCACATGGAGTTCGTACAATGCGGTTATCCGGATTACTGACTCGATGA
- the LOC127778588 gene encoding protein LONGIFOLIA 1-like: MPPARVLGGGGGGGGLGDEAPELERQMGCMAGIFQIFDRRQRLLTARRRRPPPKMLPPGPGHTLPRSSSNVAAQSSSTSKIVLEKTFSKSMTENSSLSIESSRASCSSSSCSSFSSLDGNKSIQQELPYINEQLFVQRPLKSSPSLKDPVMDTRSGQSNIGFRDIVKDSINRDTGGLTVKTSVKDARRNGQYKDSPRPLLLSKSMDGTYVIGIDRSTKVPANAVESSRRFPEQSRFSCDDRRLLRPVEAQENKKPSTRLKELPRLSLDSRKETLSSSSRQKTFSYRRTDDSLMDALRPQDSPGHRRASSVIAKLMGLEEAPNATGVLTVDSYEPERSPRPAEDTQKEHPVPSPRRFCQDPRESLPKDESPAMKTKPSPRILTESAPWRQQEKIATSSKASQCRDAEVRPRTASLYAYIERRGGGLEFLECNKDFRALRILEALHAKDAKRQNDGNGALTVAAQQAGDALNTSSRHFQPPIVVMKPARSTEKQAGVSLASVDPLAGFRNLRKLQARDVPCIGEHETSTNEKVHSRISRAQSKSDEPASRASSPRPTGSSSPRTVQRKAESERRSRPPVSPKSPSKKSSEAASPGGRTRTKPSQGKNHRDNEVSKSPRSRIGMVKEVDISIMDFQKPLASTPSHKGTPSVLASDQKINSLENAPSPVSVLDTSYYHTRLSYSFKDGETHSSEECWNPNSLPDTPQSKTSSEVSQIKPENFEALIQKLEQLQSMNDEVANKKDHQYIYEILLASGLLHKELSFVAMPGQAWPSSCLINPELFLILEQTKPDFASADQTVTKSSKANTEKLHRRIVFDLVNEITAQKMNIHCSASQSAKSLQLRKYNGWRLFKDLCTEVDRLQSESSAIKCSEEDGDERMLLVEDPLNGIEDWSFDSESPSTVLEIERLIYKDLIDEVIWDAATGKMQGGQWNLKRQLSFSSTS, translated from the exons atgcctccggcgagggtgctcggcggcggtggtggaggaggggggtTGGGGGACGAGGCGCCGGAGCTGGAGAGGCAGATGGGGTGCATGGCCGGCATCTTCCAGATCTTCGACCGCCGCCAGCGCCTGctcaccgcgcgccgccgccgcccgccgcccaaGATGCTGCCCCCGGGCCCAG gcCATACTCTTccaagaagcagcagcaatgTTGCAGCGCAGAGCTCAAGTACCTCCAAGATCGTTCTG GAGAAAACATTCAGCAAGAGCATGACCGAGAACAGTAGCCTTTCAATAGAGTCATCAAGGGCTTcctgttcttcctcctcatgCTCATCCTTTTCATCACTTGATGGCAACAAATCGATCCAACAAGAGCTGCCATACATCAACGAGCAGCTCTTTGTACAGAGGCCACTGAAGAGCTCACCAAGTCTGAAGGACCCAGTCATGGACACCAGGTCTGGACAGTCAAACATTGGCTTCAGAGACATTGTGAAGGACTCCATTAACCGGGACACCGGAGGCCTTACTGTCAAGACCTCGGTGAAGGATGCAAGGAGGAATGGGCAGTACAAAGACTCACCAAGGCCCTTGCTGCTCTCCAAATCAATGGATGGGACCTACGTCATCGGGATCGATAGGAGCACCAAGGTCCCTGCTAATGCTGTTGAATCCAGCAGGCGATTCCCAGAGCAGTCGCGCTTCTCATGCGATGATCGGCGGCTCCTGAGGCCAGTTGAAGCTCAAGAGAACAAGAAGCCTTCCACAAGGCTCAAAGAGCTTCCTAGACTGTCCTTGGACAGTAGGAAAGAAACCCTGAGCTCGAGTTCTCGCCAGAAGACCTTCAGTTACAGGAGAACCGACGACAGTCTCATGGATGCTCTTAGGCCTCAAGATTCCCCAGGCCATAGGCGTGCCAGCAGTGTCATTGCCAAGCTGATGGGGTTGGAAGAAGCACCCAATGCTACAGGGGTGCTAACTGTTGATAGCTACGAACCTGAAAGATCACCAAGACCAGCAGAAGACACACAGAAGGAGCATCCAGTACCTTCCCCTAGAAGATTTTGTCAGGATCCACGCGAGTCGCTGCCAAAAGATGAGTCTCCAGCAATGAAAACCAAGCCTTCTCCAAGAATTCTTACTGAATCTGCTCCTTGGAGGCAGCAGGAGAAGATTGCCACCAGTAGCAAGGCTTCACAATGCCGAGATGCTGAAGTTCGACCAAGGACTGCATCTCTCTATGCCTACATTGAGAGAAGGGGCGGGGGGCTTGAGTTCTTGGAGTGCAACAAGGACTTCAGGGCTCTCCGGATACTGGAAGCGCTGCACGCAAAGGATGCCAAGCGCCAGAACGATGGCAATGGCGCATTAACAGTGGCTGCTCAGCAGGCAGGGGATGCACTGAACACCAGTTCCAGACACTTCCAGCCTCCCATTGTAGTCATGAAGCCAGCAAGAAGCACTGAGAAGCAGGCAGGGGTTTCACTTGCTTCAGTTGATCCCCTTGCAGGGTTCAGAAACCTCAGGAAGCTGCAGGCCAGAGATGTGCCTTGCATTGGCGAGCATGAGACCAGCACAAACGAGAAGGTCCATTCTCGCATTTCAAGGGCACAATCCAAGTCCGATGAACCTGCTAGCCGTGCAAGCTCTCCAAGGCCTACAGGATCATCAAGCCCCAGGACAGTGCAGCGGAAGGCAGAGTCAGAAAGGAGGTCTCGTCCACCTGTCTCACCGAAGTCCCCAAGCAAGAAGTCCAGTGAAGCAGCCTCTCCTGGaggaagaacaagaacaaaGCCTTCTCAAGGGAAGAACCACCGTGATAATGAGGTCTCGAAGAGTCCAAGAAGCAGAATCGGCATGGTGAAGGAGGTCGACATAAGCATCATGGATTTTCAAAAGCCCCTAGCATCGACACCAAGTCACAAG GGAACTCCTTCAGTTCTTGCTTCAGATCAGAAGATTAATTCACTGGAGAATGCCCCAAGTCCCGTATCTGTCCTCGACACGTCATATTACCATACAAGACTGTCATATTCATTCAAAG ATGGGGAGACACATTCTTCAGAGGAGTGCTGGAACCCGAACAGCCTGCCTGACACGCCACAGTCCAAGACGAGCAGTGAAGTCAGCCAGATCAAACCAGAAAATTTTGAGGCCCTCATCCAGAAGCTTGAGCAATTGCAGTCAATGAATGATGAAGTTGCAAACAAGAAAGATCATCAGTACATTTACGAGATACTCTTAGCATCTGGCCTCCTGCACAAAGAACTTAGCTTCGTAGCCATGCCTGGTCAAGCATGGCCATCAAGCTGCCTGATCAATCCAGAGCTCTTCCTCATTCTTGAACAAACAAAGCCAGATTTTGCTTCAGCAGACCAAACTGTTACCAAGAGCTCCAAAGCTAACACAGAAAAGCTTCATCGAAGAATTGTATTCGATCTGGTAAACGAAATTACAGCTCAGAAGATGAACATTCATTGCTCGGCAAGTCAGTCAGCCAAGTCGCTTCAATTAAGGAAGTACAACGGATGGCGACTTTTTAAGGACCTGTGCACAGAGGTTGACAGGCTTCAATCTGAGAGTTCAGCGATAAAATGCTCTGAAGAGGATGGGGATGAAAGAATGCTATTGGTTGAGGATCCACTGAATGGAATAGAAGATTGGAGCTTCGATAGTGAATCGCCAAGCACGGTTTTGGAGATCGAAAGATTAATCTACAAGGACCTCATTGACGAGGTCATATGGGATGCGGCCACAGGGAAGATGCAAGGTGGACAGTGGAACCTAAAGAGGCAGCTGTCATTTAGTAGTACAAGCTGA